The segment CCCCCCTTACGAACACATGGATAGAAACCTATAGACTCTACATTCCCTCAGAGCAGCTGAAGACCGGCAGCAATGAGCTGAAGCTGACCGTGGACCGCGGGCTATACGCTGATCCGCAGTCGCCAGGATATGACGGTGACAAGTATCTGTGGTTCGAATGGGATTATCTCAGGCTGGCGGCGCTGGAAGAGCGGGCCACAGAGCCTATCCATGGCAGGTATGTCCATCTGGGCAGCACGATTGCCGCCTCGACCTTCCGCTACGACGAGCATGCGATCCGCCATCTGGCCCCGATGTCCAAGTGGCTGGGCATTGCCTACAGCGGCAACTGGATGCGCACCTCCTTCTGGTCCGATACCAGCGCAGGCTGGGACCCGCAGGGCCGCAAGTACCTGGAGACGCTGCGCGACCTCAATCTTGCGCCAATGGTTAATATCATCGGCGGCAACTGGAAGACTAACAGCGAGCTGGCGGCAGGGACGATCAGCTCTGCGCTGAGGAGCTATTACAGCGGCTTTGTCAGCAAATTCGGTGATCTGTACCAGTATGCCGAGACGGGGAATGAGCCGGGATTGTTCGGCTGGGCACAGAAGGCGGTGCTGGCGCTTCATGAAATGATGGACGAGGAGAGGCAGACGAACAGCCAGCCTTACCTGAAAATTGTTGCTCCCGGCTGGGCCTACTGGCCGTATAACGGCACCCCTGACGGCTGGGAACGGGATGCTGCCCAGCGTGCGCCGATTGAAGCGCTGTCGGATGTGACCAACGGACACAGCTATGGCGGGACCGGCGTCCAGCCTTTGCCGGGCGGAAGCCTGTATGAGAATCTGCGGGTGTACAGTGATTCAGAGGAAGGCTTCGGCAAAGAGATGGCCATGAGCGAGACCGGAAGCAATGACAATCATTCCGATAATACGAAATACGGGACGTATGCTTACAGGTTCGCTTCTGCTTTTGACCGGGAGCTGCGGGGGAATATCGGGTATGCCGACCATATTATGCAGCATGCCGCCTTCTTCAATGACGGGACGGAGTTTGGCCTGTTCGATTCAGCGATCAACTGGAACACACACCGCTATGAGGATACAGCAGCGGTACCGGCTAATATAAATGAATCCGGGGAGACCCGGCTGAAGACGTTCCGCAGATTGGCCGCCGCTTACGCCACCCATGGAAGTCCGCTGGACTACGAGGTGCTGAATGCAGCTGAACTGACCGGGCTGAAGGCGTATTTCCGCGCAGTGGATACCTCGGCGCTGGGGACTACAGCCATCGGGGCTTCGTCCGATAAAATCCTGCTGAACTTCGTCAACTTTGAGACGTCGCTGGTAACGATGCAGGTGAAGGTTAAGATGCCGTCCAGCGGAGCGTATGCCGGGGAACGGTTCGGTCCAGGGGAGACGTACGCCGCCGCCTACTCCAGAGTGGAGCTTGCGGCAGATCCGTACATTACACTTACGGTCCAGCTCGGTGCCGGGGAGACGGTCCAGTATATTCTGGATGAACAGGAGACCGCCGCGCCATCCGCACCGGGAAGTCCATCAGCAGCAGCCGTAAGCCATGAGCAAATCCGGCTGACCTGGACGGCTTCCACAGACAACGCTGCTGTCGTCAGCTATAACGTCTACCGTGACGGCGGAGCGGCTCCGGTGATCAATATTCCGGGACGGCTGACCTTCTGGAGTGACTATACCGTAGCGCCCCAGACCACTTACAGCTACACGGTGCAGGCCGTGGATGACTCCGGCAATGCATCGCCTCTTAGCGCAGCCGTATCAGCGACTACACCGGTCATGCCGATTACACCGCATGCCGCAGGAGATCCGGCCAAGTTCGAGGCTGAAGCTACCGCCTTTGCCCTGCCGCTGAAGACCGGCAATAACAGCAGCGCCTCGGGCGGTAAGGTCGTGGAGCAGACGCATAGCGGAGGCTTAACGATCCAAGGCTTCCATTCCGTGAACGGAGGCAGCTATACCTTAACAATTGTATACGCTTCCAATGAGGAATCGAAGAAAAACATTCTCGTGAACGGCGTGAAGCAGTCCACAGTAACCCTGCCTTCTACGGGAAGCTGGACCGCGAATCTGACCGCACGGCAGTATGGGATTACCCTCCAGCCGGGCTATAACATGATCAGCTTCACCTCCGCCGGGAAAGGGGCAAATCTCGATTATTTCAAGCTGGAGGAAGGGCTGTATGTTCCGCTCTCCCACTGGTATCCGGCCGCACATGATCATCCTTACATTGACTATGCCGGATTCACCCCTGCACCCAATGGAGTCTCCCATGTGACCTATGAGGAGGATGCCACAGCCGCCTTCAGCTTCAATGGCATTGGCGTCCGCTGGAGATCGGATATCAAGAGCGATATGGGCAGTGCGGATGTCTACGTCGATGGCGAGTATAAGGAGACTATAGTCATTCCGCAGGCAGGGCTGGAGGGCGATCATAAAATTGTCTACGAGCTTACGGGACTGGATTACGGGCTGCACCGGATAGAGATTGTAGGCAACGGCGGAAAGGTGATGGTCAGCGGACTGGAGTATGAGAGCTACGAGTCTGTACTGCCCGCACCGGGACCGGATCTGACGGTGACGGATATCGGCTGGCATATCGTGAACAGCGACGGCAGCCCTTCCGCGCACAGCACACCGCAGCTGGGCGACTCCCTGATCTTCTGGGCCAAAGTGAAGAATATCGGCGTCCGCCCTACACCGCTGAATGCCTCGACCGGACTCGGACAGATTACCGGCGGCGCCTTCTCGGTCAACGGCGGGGTGGTCTCGTGGACGGACACGAATACCAGTGTGATTCAGCCGGGTGAGGAGATTACCTTGACGGCTAATGCCAGTGCGCAGGGAACCCCCCGGTGGACGGTGCCGACGATCGGCGAGTTTACGGTCAGCTTTTTTGTGAATGATATCTGGCGGTATGCGGAGATGAACAAGGAGAATAACAAACGGGGACAGACGCTGGAGATCAGCCTGCCCTGACGGGCTAATCAGCCGCCGGGCATTCCACGCAGGCAATTTGTAGAATATTGAACTTATATTATAGCTGGCTGTATGTAGAGCAGCTTCGCGATCCGGTACACTGAACTGGAAGAGAACCTGCCGGGAGGAGTAGGAATGATGCAGAAGCCGTTAAGCAAGGAAGAACAGGAGTGGGTGGAGGATACGCTTGAAGCAATGAGCCTCCGTGAGCTGATCGGGCAGACGATGCAGGACCATGCAGGCAGACTGCCGTTCAAGGGAGATGATGAAGCGGGTCTCCGCAGGTATCTGGAGCAGTATCCGGTGGGCAGCTTCTTCATCGGCGGGGAGGTTATTCAGAAGGCCGCAGGCAAAGCGGAGGATTACCGGGACTGGGCGGGGATGCTGCAGGGCATCAGCAGGTTCCCTCTGCTGTTCTCCGGTGATCTGGAATTCGGGGCAGGCTCGGCCGTGAGAAGTCTCACGGCCTTCCCGCCGCTCCTTGCGCTTGCCGCCGCCGACGATGAAGACCTGGCTTACGAATACGGCAAATATACCGCGCTGGAAGGGCGGGCCGCCGGGTTCACCTGGGCGCTGGCCCCGGGCACCGACCTGCTGCTGAACTGGATGAATCCCGTTATTACGACCCGTTGTCTCGGCGATGAGGCCGGGCGGGCGGCGCGTTTGGCCGCCGCTGTCATGCGGGGCATGCAGGAGCACGGCCTTGCGGCCTGTGCCAAGCATTTTCCCGGTGACGGGGTCGATTACAGGGATCAGCATATCATTACCACTATTAATAGTCTGTCCGAGGAGGAGTGGTTCGCCACTTACGGGCAGGTGGCCGGGGAGATGATCAGCCAGGGGGTCATGTCCTATATGACCGGACATATTGCCCTTCCCTGGATCGAAGACGGGGCAGGCGGCGCTGGATCGAAGCCGGTCCCGGCAACCGTCTCGGAGCGGATTACAACAGGGCTGCTGCGGGAGCGGCTGGGCTTCGATGGAGTAGTGTTGTCGGATGCGCTTGATATGGGCGGATTTTTATCCTGGGGAGACTATACGCAGCGCATCATAGACTGCTTCAATTGCGGTACGGATGTGCTGCTCTGGCCGGGGGTGCGGTACTTCGCGGTGATGGAGCAGGCGGTGGAGGACGGACGCGTCAGCCGGGAACGGCTGAAGGCCAGCGTCCGGCGGATTCTGGAGCTGAAGGCGCGGCTTGGCGTGCATGCTGCCCGTGCCGGGGGAGCGGATGGTAGGGCACTGCCGCTGCTGGACGACAAGCTGCCGCCCGGGCTGGACCGGCAGGTCAGACAATTCAGCCGCGAGCTGGCCGGGCGCTGCATTACCCTGGTCCGCAACCGCACCGGCCAGCTGCCGCTGAACCCGCAGGAGGTCCGCCGGGTGCTGGTCATCATGATGAACAAGGTGACGGAGGGGCGCAGATATGAGCGGATGAATCTTTTTGTGGAGCAGCTTAAGGCTAGAGGACTTGCGGTCGATATTCTGGATGAATTCGAGCCGCTGACGACACTGCGGCAATGGGAGCTGTCCGGGGTCCGCTGGGATGCCGCCTTCGCCCCCTATTTCCTTCCGCTGCACGGAATGATGAATACCGCCCGTCCGGTGGGTGAAGCGGCCAAAGCCATCTGGGCCATGCAGCAGGCGGAGACAGTCCGGCCGATCGGTATTTCGTTCGCTACGCCGTATCTGCTGCAGGACATTCCCTTTTTAGATACCCTGGTGAATGCGTACTCTCTGCATGAAGATACGGTAGAGCTGACGGTTAAGGCGCTGTTCGGAGAGATTCCGTTCCAGGGAAGCTCTCCGGTGAAGGCGGAGATTCAAGCGGGCGATTACGGTTCAGGGAGGCTTCAGATGTCTTGACTACGAAGCGGGAGTTAGCGAACAGGCAGGCATTAGAGCAGAAGCTGGAGCGAATCTGGCAATACATGCGCTCCGAACGGCACCAGGGCGATTGGGCAATGGATATAGATCATTGGGACTGGGTGCCCGGCGTGGGTGTCATATCATTGTTGGAGTACGGTACAGTTGCTGGTAAGGATGAGGTGATTAATTATCTGCTGCAATGGGTTGGGCGGAATAAGCAGCAGGCCGAGGGGGTTCGGGTTATTAATTCCCTGGCTCCCTACGCGCTCTTTCCTGAGCTGTACCGGCTGACCCGGGACCCTTGGTTGCTCAGCCGGGCGCAGGAGGTTGCCGCATGGATGCTGGAGACTGCCCCCCGGACCCGGGAAGGGGCACTGGAGCATACGGTGACAGAGGCGGTGAAATTCCCGGAACAGGTATGGGCCGATACGGTGTACATGGCTGTGCTGTTCCTGGCCCGGCTTGCCGGCCTGACCGGAGACCGGGAGCTTGCCGCCGCTGCCGTGCAGCAGACGCTGCTGCACCTCCGGCTGCTCCAGGACCCGGCGACGGGGCTGTTGTTCCATGGCTGGAACAGCCGGGCAGGCAGCCATATGTCGGCAGCCCGCTGGGCCCGGGCCAATGCCTGGGTGGCACTTGCCGTCCCGGAGATTGTGGCCCTGACGGCAAGCCTGACTGCCGTTCCGCAGGAGCTATACAGCCGGTACCGCAGGCTTGCTTCTGCCCTGCGGCAGGCTCAGGGGGCCAGCCGCTTGTGGCATACGGTGCTCGATCAGCCGGATTATTATGAGGAGACCTCGGCCAGCGCCGGGATTGCCTGCGGCTTCCTGAAGGCGGTGAAAAGCGGACTGCTGGAGGATGCCTATCTGGAGAGCGCGGAGGCGGCACTTGCGGGGATTCTTCCGCTCATCCGTGAAGACGGTGAGGTGCAGGGGGTCTCGGGAGGCACCCCGGTCATGCCGTCGATAGCAGCCTATAACACCATTGAGAGATACCCGGCACTGTATGGGCAAGGGCTGGTGATGCAGCTGCTGACAGAGGCTCTGGATCTGGGGCAGATGCATCAGGAACAATCTGAGCAATCGGAGGAGACGGGTTCATTAGATGATGAAGGAAGGCAGGAGGATGACCGTGAAGGATAACGCAGAAGCTGCGGGTGGAGGGCTGGATCAGCGGCAACGGCTAATTGATAAGATGACCGGGCTGGAATCCCGCTATGACGCTGCCATTTGCATGCTGCGCTCCCCGTTCAGCAGTCCGGGGTATCATACGACGCTGAAGCAGGCGGAGTTCATCCACTCCACCAGAGACTCGCTCAGCTATGCGCTTGGGCTGCTTGACACGGGGCTGACCGGGTATGAACAGCGGGCCTTCGATATCATCCGGCAGGTCATCTCCTTGCAGGATACCGACCCGGCAAGTGATACCTTCGGCATCTGGTCCTGGTTCTATGAGGAGCCGCTGGACCAGATGGCTCCACCGGACTGGAACTGGGCTGATTTCTGCGGCAGCCGTCTGGTGCAGGCCATCTCGCGCCACGGACACCACTTCCCGGATGATCTGCGGGAAGCGGCAGTCTTGTCCATAGAGTGTGCCTGCGAAGCCATTATCCGGCGGAATGTCGGACCGGATTATACCAATATTGCGATTATTGGCGCGTTCGTGACCCGAATTGCCGGGGAGCTGCTGGGGCGGAAGGATTATGCGGACTATGGTCTGGAGCGGCTCAGGAGGCTGCATGCCCATACCCTGAAGCATGGGGCTTTTCAGGAATATAACAGCCCGGTCTACACCTACATTGCCATTCTGGAGCTGTCGAAGCTGCAGTCCGAGACCTCGGACTGCAGGGTTAAGGCATGGACCGGGGAGCTGCTGGATCTGACCTGGAGAACCGTGTCAGGGTATTATCACCCCGCCACGGCTCAGTGGTCCGGCCCGCATTCCCGCTGTTACGGAGTGCTGCTGGAGGACCAGAGCAACGCGTTTCTGCAACTGGCGACAGGAGGAGCCGTGATGTTCTTCCCATGGGAGGAGCTGCCCTACGAAGAGGAATGGTATATGAGCGGCATTCATTGTCCCCCTGCCTATTTGGAGGGCTTCAAGGTTCCTGAGACGAAGGAGGTAAGGCAACGCTTGGAAGGGGAGGGGGAAGGGCAGGAGCAGGAATGGGAGCAAGAGCAAGGGCAGGGTCAGGAGCGGGACCAGGTACTAGAGCGAGTGCGGGGGCAAGAGCAGGGTCAGGGTCGTGACGGCAGGTGGGCGGTCACTTATATGACTCCGCAGTGGAGCATGGGCTCCTTCACCCATAGTGACCTGTGGAACCAGAGACGGCCGCTGCTGGTCTATGCGGATAATCACGGCCAGCCTGCCTACATCCGGCTCCGCTGCATGCATGACGGCTATGACTACTGCTCCGCACGCTTCCAATCGATGCAGGAAGTAGGCCATGTGCTGTTCGGGATCGATTTCATAACGGATGGCGGGGATACTCATCCGAATCTTGACCGGACCGGCGGTGTGATTGCGGCTTCGGACCTGCGGCTGCGGCTGGAGGTTGGCGGCGCTCTGGAGGGAGTTACAGCCGCATTAACAGAAGAAGGTACGGTTATCACCATTGCAGGGACGGAGTTTGGCCTGACAACCTGGTTCGCGGCATTCAGCGGGCCAGCGGATGCAGGCAACCGATTGGTGTGGGAACTTCATAAGGCAGACGGCCGGATGAATATCGATATGATTCTCTACGCCGGTCCGCGCAGGATGCTGGACTTCACCTCCATGCAGCAGGCTGCGCTGGTGTTCTCTCTGGCGGCTGGGGAGGAGGGGAGATTGAACTCTGCCCCGCTTCTGGAGCTGACGGATGAGGGCGGCCTGCGGGTTATCAGTGGAAGCGAGCACGAAGGGGGCAGAGCGCAGGGAGTTGCAGGAGGGAAGGCGGCGGGAGCGAATAAAGTCAACGAATGGGATGAAGCGAATGAAGTGAATGAAGTGAATGAAGCAAATGAAGCAAATGAAGTGAATGAAGTGAATGAAGCAAATGAAGTGAATGCTGAGGAGGGAGATGGGGGGGCGAAAATCGTAAAAAGCGTAAAAAGCATGACAGGCGGGTTCGTACTTAATCTGCGGCCGGCTCCGGGAGAGTAGCTGATAACATCGGTCAAAGGCTGAATGTATGCGAAATACCGAATACAATGGGTGAGTGCGACGGCACATGAACCAAATGTGTACTAAAAACCGAATACAATAGACCAGTACACTGCACTTGAACCAAATGTATGCGGAAATCCGAATACATTCGGTGATGCTGCGATGAGGGATGGGCCCCATGCTCCGCAGCCCGTAACATTGTATAGATCCTGCAAAAAATGCAGCAATATTGCCCATTAGAAGCGGCTTAGGCTGAAATCTTGCATGAAATGCAACAATGCCAGCGCTAAGTAGCAATAAACACCGGAATTCCTGCAAATGATGCAACAATGTACCGTAGGCGGTAACATTTTTAGAGGAATCCTGCAAAATGTGCAACAATACGATCCATACAAGCGGTCGGGTAGATATAATACTCAGAATGGGCAAGAGATAGGCGGAGCACCGCCAGGAAAGGAAGAAGCACTTCAGAACGAATGCGAAAACCGGTTACAAGGTGTGGCCAAAAAGGCATATGGGCTGGAGGTACGTCGCCAGAAAGCGATGAGGCACCAGCATCGAGCATCGTTCACCCGCAGGGTAATTTGATCCTATAACCTCATAGACAGCACAAGGAGCTGGCCCCGTAATGCGGGGACCAGCTCCTGTGACATCCAGCGATTTTATTGCGGCAGCTCTACAAAATCATCTCTAAAGCGCTCGTAATCAGCGGCCCGGCATTCCAGCTTCAGGCGTGTGCCCTGTTCTTCGTAGCTGACGGACTGCACATCGGCATGTTCGTTGAAGTAGGAGACAATGCTGCCCCGGTCGAACGGGACCAGGATCTCACACTGTACATAGTCGGTGAAGATGCGGCTGCGGATCAGAGTGACCAGCTCGGCGACCCCGCGGTTTTGCTTGGCGGAAAGGGTGACAGAGTTATCCTCCACCTGCGGGTAAGGGTCCTCCCTCAGATCAGCTTTGTTGTAGGCGTACAGGGTAGGGATTCCGTCAGCGCCTAGCGCCTTCAAGGTCTCATTCGTTACCGCCATATGCTGCTCATGCTGCGGATCGGCAATATCGACGACATGAATCAACAGATCGGCTTCCGTTACCTCCTCCAGGGTCGAGCGGAACGCCTTCACCAGATGATGAGGCAGCTGGCTGACGAAGCCTACGGTGTCGGTTAACAGGAAGGTCTTGTGATCGGGCAGCGCAATGCTGCGCACTGAGGTCTCCAGCGTCGCGAACAGCATATCCTTGGCAAGCACGCCTTTGCCCGAACCGGGATGATAGGTCTCTACCAGGGTGTTCATTAAGCTGGACTTGCCGGTGTTGGTGTAGCCGACCAGACAGACCACAGGCACCTCATTCTTATGCCGCTGCTTACGCTGGATCTGACGCCTTGCGACCTGCGTCTGCAGCTCTAACTGCAGCGCGGAGATCCGTTCTTCAATCCGTCTGCGGTCCAGCTCCAGCTTCGTTTCCCCGGCTCCCCGGTTCTTCAGGCCGGCCCCGCCGCCCTGTCTGCCGAGAGATTCACGCAAGCCGCTCAGGCGGGGGAGCATGTATTGCAGCTGTGCGACCTCTACCTGCAGCTGGGCTTCCTTGGTCTTCGCCCGTGAGGCGAAGATATTCAGAATCAGAATGGTCCGGTCAATGACCTCGCGGTCCAGTGATGACTCCAGATTGCGGATCTGGGAGGGGGACAGCTCATCGTTGAAAATAACGATCGGTGCTTCATGCTGCTCCATCAGCAGCGCCAGCTCCTGGATTTTGCCGGTCCCGATGTAATGCGAGGGGTTCACCCGGCTGGATTTCTGGCTAAGCTCAGCCACGACCTCAATCTCGCAGGCGGCTGCCAGATTGCGCAGCTCCTCCATTGAATAAGCGAAGTTCGTGTCGTTCTGCAGCTGCATGCCGACGATAACGGCTTTCTGTTGTACGTGTTCCATATATTGATCAACCTCCATAGTGTAATTTGAGCATCAAAAAAGCACAGGCAGTCTGCCTGTGCTAACAGTAGGTGGAGGAACAACAGAATAAAGTCTGGTATAGCCCGCTGCGCGGGAGCAGCTATACGGCCATGCTTGCCATAGACACCATGAAGGTTCAAGCGGCAAGGGCAAGGGCCCCGGCAACTTAAAAAGATATAGAGCTAATCCTCACGATAAACACAGATTCTGGCGGAGTGGATACAGGCCTTATTGGGCACAGTGTACCGGTTCCGGGAATCAGTGTACGGGTTGCGGATTAACGGGTGTATGCTATGGGTTACGTGTTATGGACAGACTTATCCTGAGTCCTCTGCACAAGGCAGAGCTTTCGCGCTATGGGGAAATAATTAGCCGCGCAAAGTGCGAATCCGGATATAGTCTATCACACGCAACCCTCCGTTCTAAAAAAGTTACATTGATTTTAGCACAGTGTCTGTGAATTGACAACTGCCATGGTCTGTCAACCGACCAGAAACTTCCAATTTTATCTGCATATCCTATTGAATACAGCTCTAACGGAGGGTGATAACAATGCCTATACTGACAACCAATATGTTAACAAAGAACCCTACCCCGGGAGCAGGACTCATCAGTCAGGCAGTAGTGAAGGTAGTAAACAATGGGATAGCCCAGGGAACGGTCTATTTGGCCGGTTACAACAACGATGTAAGTCCCTCAACGCTGTTCGCGCAGGAGTTGTTCGAGTCGAACTATCGGGAGGTTGTGACCAAAACGTATAATATTACGCAGAATTTTTTCCAATTCAATATCTCCTACTCCCAGGAGCAGGTACGGGTACGGATCTTCCTTGTGGACAGCAGCGGGCTCTGGAGTCCCGTTACCCTGCAGCCCATGGCGCTTAGCCGGATTACCTCAGAATTCCGTAACAATATCCCCGTAACGAGCAGCGACACCGCAGCGATCAGCTTCCGCAGAAGCACCACGATCGCCGTTCCTGAAGCAGTGGCCGCCGAGATCGTTCCAGACGGGCTGGAGATACTGGCCTCTACCCCTATCCGCTATAAGGTGATAGCCGGGGGGACCGTGAATGGAACTTTTATGAATTACCCTACGCCGACTACGGCTATCCCTGTCACTGAAACAGCGCTGCTGGTGAACTATACCTGTACAGCAGTCACCGGCGGACGGGTGCTGACGCAAGGCATCGGCTCCGGCATATCCGGAGCGTACCAGAATGTGGCGGTGAATCTGCTGAATCAGCGGCTCGCCTACGATCTTCAGCAAGTGCCGGTCACGCTGGTGGTCAGCTCGCTTGCCGGGGAGGACAATGTGGCGGCCACCTTCAGAATGTCTGAGCAATGGTGAAGGCCGAAGGGTGAAGGTCCAGTAATGCCACGCTGGCTGACTGGTAACAGACCGAAGACAGACCTGTGGCAGATAAAAGATAGCCAAAGCAGAGGATATCCACAGCGGCGGGTTATCCCACCCATTCCCGGCGCAGCGTGAACAGATCCTTCAGCGCGTCCGTGGACAGCTCGGTGATCCAGCCCTCGGAGCCGGAGATGACGTCGTCGCTGAGCTGCTGCTTGCTCTCCAGCATCTCGTCAATCTTCTCCTCCAGCGTGCCGAGCGAGATGAACTTGTGCACCTGTACATCCCGGGTCTGGCCCATGCGGTAGGCACGGTCCGTAGCCTGATTCTCCACCGCCGGATTCCACCAGCGGTCGAAATGGAACACATGGTTGGCGGCCGTCAGGTTGAGGCCGACCCCGCCCGCTTTGAGCGAGAGGATGAATACATTCGGCTGATCGGACGGCTGTGCTCCGGCATCTGCATCTGCAGTGGCTTCGCCCGCAGGCTGAGCGGGGGTCTGGAACCGCTCAATCATGCGGTCGCGCGTGCTCTTCGGCGTGCTGCCGTTCAGGTACAGCACCGGTTCCTGCAGCTCCTGCTGAAGTACGGCCTGGAGCATCTTGCCCATGCCTACATACTGAGTGAAGATCAGGCAGCGCTCGTTCTCCTCGCGCAGCTCGCGCACCATGGCCAGCAGCCGTTCCAGCTTCGCAGAGCGTTCGATCAAGGAGGTGGTGTCCAGAGCGCTGCCGTCTTCCGGCTCAGGCAGTGCCTCCTTGGTCAGCAGCATCGGATGGTCACAGAGCTGCTTCAGGCTGGTCAAGGCGGCGAGAATGGCCCCCTTGCGTTCGATGCCCTCCAGCTTCTGCATCCGTTCAAGCAGGCTGTTCACGTTCTGATCGTAGAGTGCGGCCTGCTCGGCCGTCAGGTTAATGTAGGTCTTCATCTCATTCTTATCCGGGAGATCAAGCTGGATCGCCGGGTCCTTCTTCTTGCGGCGCAGCATGAACGGCTTGACCAGCCGCTGCAAATCTGCGGTCCGCTCGGCATTGCGCTCCTTCTCAATGGCATTTGCGAACCGGTCCTGGAACCCTTTCGGGCTGCCCAGATAACCAGGTGTAATGAAATCGTAGATCGACCACAGCTCGGACAGCCTGTTCTCAATCGGTGTACCAGTCAGGGCGATCCGGTGCAAGGCGGGGAAGCTGCGCACGGCGGCGGACTGCTTCGTTCCGGCGTTCTTGATATTCTGTGCTTCGTCCAGGCACACGGTTGCCCAAGTGAACTGCTTCAGCAGCTCCTGGTCCAGTGCAGCGGTAGCGTAGGAGGTAAGCACAACATCTGCCTGCGAAGCCGCGCCGTAGAAATATCCGGCGTCCAGCCGCCGGCTGCCATAGTGAAGCATCACGTTCAGGGAAGGCGCGAAGCGCTGCAGCTCCTTCTGCCAGTTGCCCAGCACGGAGGTCGGACAGATGATCAGCGAAGGCCAGCCGGCCGGCTCGGTCTGCCGCCGGGCCACGGGTGCGCCGGAAGCTGCGGCTTCCTCTTCCTGCTCCTTCAGATGGAGCAGGTAGGAGATCAGCTGCACCGTCTTGCCAAGCCCCATGTCATCGGCCAGGCAAGCGCCCAGCCCGAAGCGGCGGA is part of the Paenibacillus sp. FSL M7-0420 genome and harbors:
- a CDS encoding carbohydrate-binding domain-containing protein; translation: MRIQRITGKLLIAVMVWMSASLPAAQISSAEMPPAQAVVEEHVNNSTVTEDTYQPSPLLWQIGEQDNSSAEFTVYQDVYSENITLPVNPLNWNTISRGMKLDRNAAMELSFNLTEVPLYGVEFSFKVLDASTAIPQLAVFTNGSFSGLIQITGLNDGETPLTNTWIETYRLYIPSEQLKTGSNELKLTVDRGLYADPQSPGYDGDKYLWFEWDYLRLAALEERATEPIHGRYVHLGSTIAASTFRYDEHAIRHLAPMSKWLGIAYSGNWMRTSFWSDTSAGWDPQGRKYLETLRDLNLAPMVNIIGGNWKTNSELAAGTISSALRSYYSGFVSKFGDLYQYAETGNEPGLFGWAQKAVLALHEMMDEERQTNSQPYLKIVAPGWAYWPYNGTPDGWERDAAQRAPIEALSDVTNGHSYGGTGVQPLPGGSLYENLRVYSDSEEGFGKEMAMSETGSNDNHSDNTKYGTYAYRFASAFDRELRGNIGYADHIMQHAAFFNDGTEFGLFDSAINWNTHRYEDTAAVPANINESGETRLKTFRRLAAAYATHGSPLDYEVLNAAELTGLKAYFRAVDTSALGTTAIGASSDKILLNFVNFETSLVTMQVKVKMPSSGAYAGERFGPGETYAAAYSRVELAADPYITLTVQLGAGETVQYILDEQETAAPSAPGSPSAAAVSHEQIRLTWTASTDNAAVVSYNVYRDGGAAPVINIPGRLTFWSDYTVAPQTTYSYTVQAVDDSGNASPLSAAVSATTPVMPITPHAAGDPAKFEAEATAFALPLKTGNNSSASGGKVVEQTHSGGLTIQGFHSVNGGSYTLTIVYASNEESKKNILVNGVKQSTVTLPSTGSWTANLTARQYGITLQPGYNMISFTSAGKGANLDYFKLEEGLYVPLSHWYPAAHDHPYIDYAGFTPAPNGVSHVTYEEDATAAFSFNGIGVRWRSDIKSDMGSADVYVDGEYKETIVIPQAGLEGDHKIVYELTGLDYGLHRIEIVGNGGKVMVSGLEYESYESVLPAPGPDLTVTDIGWHIVNSDGSPSAHSTPQLGDSLIFWAKVKNIGVRPTPLNASTGLGQITGGAFSVNGGVVSWTDTNTSVIQPGEEITLTANASAQGTPRWTVPTIGEFTVSFFVNDIWRYAEMNKENNKRGQTLEISLP
- a CDS encoding glycoside hydrolase family 3 protein translates to MMQKPLSKEEQEWVEDTLEAMSLRELIGQTMQDHAGRLPFKGDDEAGLRRYLEQYPVGSFFIGGEVIQKAAGKAEDYRDWAGMLQGISRFPLLFSGDLEFGAGSAVRSLTAFPPLLALAAADDEDLAYEYGKYTALEGRAAGFTWALAPGTDLLLNWMNPVITTRCLGDEAGRAARLAAAVMRGMQEHGLAACAKHFPGDGVDYRDQHIITTINSLSEEEWFATYGQVAGEMISQGVMSYMTGHIALPWIEDGAGGAGSKPVPATVSERITTGLLRERLGFDGVVLSDALDMGGFLSWGDYTQRIIDCFNCGTDVLLWPGVRYFAVMEQAVEDGRVSRERLKASVRRILELKARLGVHAARAGGADGRALPLLDDKLPPGLDRQVRQFSRELAGRCITLVRNRTGQLPLNPQEVRRVLVIMMNKVTEGRRYERMNLFVEQLKARGLAVDILDEFEPLTTLRQWELSGVRWDAAFAPYFLPLHGMMNTARPVGEAAKAIWAMQQAETVRPIGISFATPYLLQDIPFLDTLVNAYSLHEDTVELTVKALFGEIPFQGSSPVKAEIQAGDYGSGRLQMS
- a CDS encoding glycoside hydrolase family 88/105 protein: MTTKRELANRQALEQKLERIWQYMRSERHQGDWAMDIDHWDWVPGVGVISLLEYGTVAGKDEVINYLLQWVGRNKQQAEGVRVINSLAPYALFPELYRLTRDPWLLSRAQEVAAWMLETAPRTREGALEHTVTEAVKFPEQVWADTVYMAVLFLARLAGLTGDRELAAAAVQQTLLHLRLLQDPATGLLFHGWNSRAGSHMSAARWARANAWVALAVPEIVALTASLTAVPQELYSRYRRLASALRQAQGASRLWHTVLDQPDYYEETSASAGIACGFLKAVKSGLLEDAYLESAEAALAGILPLIREDGEVQGVSGGTPVMPSIAAYNTIERYPALYGQGLVMQLLTEALDLGQMHQEQSEQSEETGSLDDEGRQEDDREG
- the hflX gene encoding GTPase HflX, with amino-acid sequence MEHVQQKAVIVGMQLQNDTNFAYSMEELRNLAAACEIEVVAELSQKSSRVNPSHYIGTGKIQELALLMEQHEAPIVIFNDELSPSQIRNLESSLDREVIDRTILILNIFASRAKTKEAQLQVEVAQLQYMLPRLSGLRESLGRQGGGAGLKNRGAGETKLELDRRRIEERISALQLELQTQVARRQIQRKQRHKNEVPVVCLVGYTNTGKSSLMNTLVETYHPGSGKGVLAKDMLFATLETSVRSIALPDHKTFLLTDTVGFVSQLPHHLVKAFRSTLEEVTEADLLIHVVDIADPQHEQHMAVTNETLKALGADGIPTLYAYNKADLREDPYPQVEDNSVTLSAKQNRGVAELVTLIRSRIFTDYVQCEILVPFDRGSIVSYFNEHADVQSVSYEEQGTRLKLECRAADYERFRDDFVELPQ